DNA from Cataglyphis hispanica isolate Lineage 1 chromosome 6, ULB_Chis1_1.0, whole genome shotgun sequence:
AATTGAAATgtgaatttactttttattttgcaaatacagatattaatgattcaattattttgattgctTGTGACATTGCGTATTCTGATTAGCGCCCGTCTTTATAGCGCTTACATTATGTGCATCGCGATTCCTATTTTACTTGCAATATTATGCAATTCGAatgtatttatcattttttgatatatttttaaaaattgataaaatcgtGGAACCAAGCAGCTacgacaatatatattatcatgctAAGCATGTTTCTCTATAACAATCGCTTGAGAGTGCAAAGTATTTAGTAGCGCGTGAAAGAAATAGACCTGACATATGTCTAGTATTTGTTCGTCTATCGATGCATGCTTATGCTTCTGCGTGTCAGAGACCTTTGATGATGAGAAAGGTCCACAGCTGGGTAGTGCTCTTAAGTTTATCAGTGTGTAGCTACACGTGGCCAAGCGTGGCGATCAAGTGCGCGCAGCGTCGTGCTCACCTGAATCTATTTTTTCAGAATCCCAGCGGCCAGCTAGCAAAAGAAGAAAGCGAAAGGGCAGTACATCGGGACCGGGCAATAATGCGCCACCCGCCCCCAGCAAAAAGCGTTCGCCAGGgccaaatttttctttagcgTCGCAGGTAAGTCTCAATTAGTTTTCTCGATCATTGAGTACGCAAGGTTTTAAAAGGCAGATATTAGCTAGagatgtttctttattttgatcCAGGATGTGATGGTCGTGGGTGAACCATCTTTGATGGGTGGCGAGTTTGGAGATGAGGATGAACGACTAATAACGAGGCTGGAGAACACGCAATATGATGCCGCAAACAATTTGGATCCTCATAGTCACGACGCGGCCGGCGGTCCACCGCCGCATCCCCATCAGTTCCATTCGGAACCGACACCTGGCAATTCTTGGCCGCCAGATCGCGGTCCTGGTCCTCCACAAGGTGGTCCCGGTAACCAGGTAACATGCactattcatttatatataatatttagcaaGGATGTTGAAAGATCATTATCAAAAACggtcaaaaaattaaagaaaaataaatttaagcggaaaaaatatatttgattccactactaaatatattaataaagcgcAACACGTGCTTTTAACGTCGTGTATGTGCTGTTTCAGGGAGTCCAGGGTGGTCAAGCGGGTGCAGCCGCGGGTGTACAGGGAACGCAGGACGCCAGTCAGCAGCAGCAAGACAAAAAAAGCCCCGCGGTGAGCCAGTGAGGCCAGGAGTCCCCGCGCCCCCCCACCAGGGGGCGACGGGGGCGCAGGCCCAAGAACGTGGCTCCCTAGCGGGGCGAGAATCCTAGCCTCCCCACTGCCACCGCTTATTTGGCTTCTGCGGCTGGCTCCACGGCTGGCAGGTTGTCGTCACACGTTGGTCACACATTTCCGGCGTTGGCCTGCCAACCCGGTTTGCCAGCAACAGCAGCGAGCCACCATCATCCGGAGCAGTTGGGTCACGtggccgccgccgccgccgccgccgccgctgccgccgccTCGATGGGCATGGAGTCCTCGGAGCTTATGGCGATGGCTCATTATCAGGCACAGCAGCTGCAGCGGCAGTTGCTGGCCGAGCAATCAGGTCCGGGCACCCCGATGCTACCACCTACGTCTGCTCAGCCTACTGGTGGAGGCTTGACGCAGCCGCAAGGACTCCAGgggcagcagcaacagcagagTCAGATGCAACCGGGTCAGGATCCATTGCAGAGCCTGGTGCAGCAACTGCTCTGTTTACAGCAGATTGAGTATTTCTTGGCGCAGCGCGGTCACAAGTAATTACATTTTGGAAAACGTACGGATCATCTCACGAGAGATGATTGGACCAGAAAGTGATGTACGGAACTCGTTGTGAACGAGAAACGCGTTTGTGCTAAAGTGCTCTGGTTCGTCAATAGGTATATTCCGTGCCGAATTGTCGAGCGACCCTGCAGTGCTGCTGCATTTGATGTTGTGCACTATCGAGGATGAAGACGAAAACGAACTTACGTGCGGTGGCAGTCTGCTCGAGTTCGTAATGTTTTTCTAATTCTTGGACGGAtgggggaggaggagaagtAGCGCGGTATCTTTATTCGTTACGATAATGCGGGAAGATTACGAGAAAAAATCGAAGGAAAGGAGCGATAGATAAATAGAGGAGAATTGAGCCCGTGTATTCGTGAATTATTGTATCGTTTCGAAATACCGTGCGGATGGACAGTGATCTCCGAAATAGTAGAGATCAAGTGTTTTAGCGTgtgataaaaactttatgtcaaaaattatattaaatatgaaaaaggtGGAATACATACAATGTGACTAAACAGTGAAAGATCGCTTTTGGACAAAAAGTAGGAAGCGAAAAAAGGAACGTTAATGCCACACGCATCAGAGACGATTATCCGCTCTAGTGCAAGCTGTGAATGAATCTCTATCCGTCAAcagtattgatataattaatagagtaaatgaatataaaatattgtaagaacTATATCGTAAGTACGTATTTGTGCAAATGTCAGTGTGCAAGTTAGGCAGAATGCGCGATATGACAGTGAGAAAGAATATATGCTCGAGAtatatgagaaagaaagagaagaaaaaatgaatacgCAAGGATGCAAGTGATTAaatcagagaaaaagagagtgtgtgagggagagagagagctagACAGAGTCACTTTCGattcaaatatgtttttatttttaaatgcggGGATTGACCGGACGTCAATACAAATCTCGCTGATTATCCCGAGGGCTCGTTATAGaagtttatcttttattattattataattatttgacgaACCACGGAAAGTGTGAGATTTTGCACGTTAAGTATGTAAGAAAAACCTCGTTTCCAAATATTCGACATTATTGGTACATGTAACATAAAGGTAAAATATTCTTGGAACCGAGACGACACGGTATCAATCTCTACAGtgcaggaaaaaaaatgtaaaagcattttttaacaaaatgcttctcgttttatatttacatcgcGTTATGATACGTAGCACAGCACGCACCCACGTCTTAGGAATTATATGTGTCTTAACTTTATATGTGGGATATATCCAGATGAATACTTTATGTTCACTGATCTGATCATGTTTCTACTTTAAACCAGagcttttttaacaaaatattaggacctttataatattatttaacatattagtaatgtgtgtatgcgtgatTCGATACAATGCACACAATGTACATcacgtgaaaatatatatacaaaacacaTACAATACAGACACATGTAAATCTTTAGTAAATAAAGTTCCTTGCGCGTTACATTTTAAACATCATGTATGTTCCTCATTACTATGTTTAGACGCGTTGCATTTGTtcctattttttacatttttgtgatTCGTTACGTGTTCCTTCTTTTAGCATGATTTTAATCAGATTCAAATGATTTTAAGAAAACATCAAATcattcatcttttttaatcatctATAAGACTTGATTAATGTGCTCTTTGATTCTTGCgaatcttttttatgtataataattacttaaaatgataatagcaattaattttctcaaatctcaactttaaaaaaatgtctaatattttaagtatttatatcatttatatataaaaatttgcgttGAGAATCAGAGTTATACATTATCGCGCGTCGAAATGTAAGAAAGGGGAACATTGTTTCAAtcgtaattataatacatcacATAAATTCTGCGATTCCTTCAGCATTTTCCCGCATGGCTAATGTCATATGAATACGATCCTGGTACGAGCTCTGTTTTGAtttcaaaattctaatttttcgaatatatgAACACATACATCTACAGAGATAGACACATATACTTGAGAATATAATTCGCATGTCACAAACCGTTCTATTGCCGTAAATATTCCCTGTCATTGTAGATCTGCATGAAAACAAAATGCATTCGCAAAATCATATGCCGTTCTCACATCGGGTCATTAATCGGATAACAAGTTTACGCCATCGTAACAAGAAAAGGaagtttttagattttaatttctgttacGCGAAATTTAAgatcaaattttctttctattgttcgaaaattttttctatttgtttgattttaacTGTAATCCAAAGAACAATATTACTTTCTGAAAAATCAAAGTGGTGCATCACGCCTTCGGGATCTTTAAATCGGACCATTCTCGGATATTTGCAAATGAATGAATCGAATCCGactatttatcaaattttacacAGAGAAACGGGGAGAGGAGATGGAAAgcgcatatacatacaaaatggAGTTTATATCCTTTTAAAAAGCAAAACATTTTCTGCATTTATGTATGTCGAAACCGCGCgggaatatattttgatatgtacaaagattattaacatattcatGCGCATCATACgaatatcaatcttttttttttctttgaaagatCGCCATTgtgttttcattattttgctGGTTTTAAATGCAAACGCGTATATTACCGAACATTGATCTTCTATCTTCTTTTAcctgattcttttttttttagattgaaaTAAAGTAGACTACACAGATACGAGAGCGAATGTGGCTTATGTATAGAAAGTATCGAGAGCGAGAGACGAATCgtgcgacaaaaaaaaagatacgcaCGCATGTCGTTGAGCAGGCACTTACACGTACATACAcagttacatatttacatatacacttACTCCAGAGTCACACACAAAAAGAATCGTGAATTAGTTAGATAAGCCACGCCTGAAGCCAGTACAGTCCCACGGCGTGAGAGTGTGCGAAAACAGGAGAAAGGtgtatttcgtaaaatatacttGTGCATAtagagagacaaaaagaatgagagaaagCTAAGCGAAATCGCAAaaagtaagagagaaaaaacgcACATGTATAGGAGcgcgtgtgtatgcgtgtatgtgcGGGAGAGAATGTGAGAGAATGTACGAATGATTTCGACACGAGCATGCAGTGGGTTTTAGCATAAATGATCTATTGACAAATGTTGTATATTATTACGAATTATAATGacactattataattaattaattaattaattaattattatacccTAATAATGTGAATTGAATTTAAACGACAAAAAATACACGAAATGATAAGTAATAGgcgaacaaatttttaattgttagcGCACGAAAGCCGAAATTATAATGCCCCACGGGCATCCCTAGGCCGAAACTCGAAAGTAGCATCAAATCGTATCCGCGCGACATAGTCGAAAACAAAATACATTACACAGTACGTGGCAAAGTCGCGCGGAGGCGAGACTTTGGTACGGAACTTGAGATCCTTGCCGGGAGAAAGTGCATCGCCCAGGCCTCGAGCGGCACGATTTGCCCTCCGTATAAGGAAAGGACTGTGATCTTCGTTATAGTAATCCGATCTATAACGCGCGATTCACGACGCTTCACTGCAAGCAAACAAGATCTCGACATTCCGCGGTATCGCACTAGTCACATTCGCAGGCAAGCACAATGTCATAAAGTCGACCGGCAAACATTTATGGTTGGCTTTACTGATGATGATTAACTTTTAACCGCggtatttttatcgattcttCGCCTCTTTCTAGCTCGAACCTTATAGAAGGAAATGAAGAATCGctcgaatcgaattaatcgGTGGCATTAGTCTTCAAACGTTGATAAcagattgaataatatttagcaAACGTCACCATTGAATATCGTCGTGCGTTATTGCGTAAggtattttttcaaaagtatcATTTGTGCGttaaattatctctctctctctctctctctctctctctttcaggaGTGCATATTGATTTGCCTATCCGGAAATAAATCCTATGTGTTCCGTTCGAATAGTCGGCGATGCACTTCGAAACAATGTTGAGAATAGCCACGAGATGCGAGACGAGACACGCAAACTCTCGGCCGCATCTTCATCCTGaagctattttaatttcaaacaatGATTCTACAAGTCGTCGCGCTATGGGAAACGTCTCGAGCGATACACCTCGTGATTGTTCATCGCCATATGAGGTCATACTTGTACGAgtcaagttttttaatttatgcgcAAGAGGAAAGCGGAGGGACAACGGGCTCGGCGGGCTCAGTGAAAGTATCGATCATAATAGAGTGACAGGTCGCACACAAGGTGGATGACCTAAGGTCGTGCATTAATCTGCGAGAAAGCGGCTTTTGGTTTCGAACGCATTtcattttttgctttctttgTATTTCTGCGAATGTACAAAACGGAATTGCGCATATTTTCTACGAATAcggagaaagaatatataaatgctgAATCTCTTTTGCTATGGCGATCAGAAGAGATTGccggaataaaatttaaacgctTGCCTTTGAAGTCACGCTTCTCGTTTTCGCGCGAAATGTGTAAAAAGGACGCTCATAAAGGACGATGATTGCGAAAAacaacacaaaatttattacgaatAGTCGTTAACATAATGACgcgtattatttcttaattacttAACGcgattttgcattaattatagtCTTTATTGCGCGATGCTCGACGCTCTCACCAGCAATTAAATGACTAGGGCAATTTCGTTATtgaattttctgtttttaccTAATTCGGATTAAGATCATGTTTAATTCGTACGCTACGTATTCTAATGAAATTTGATACATCAATGAATACTACTTACATATATCACGAGTAAAAGTttcaatactttatattttagaaattttgattctaaaattttcgaatgacataattattctttaatcttaaacacgtattttctttttcaggaAGACCATAGATTTAGAATTGTAAGGtaatttttgcgaattttaacatataacgaaaatcataaaattctctaaaagCAAGTAGAAATagcaatcaaattaaaaatcatgtattggaatcaactttatttttttggatgtaaattattttatatttaacattattatgagATATATTGATCAGTGTCTATGAAgtctacttttattaattttatctagcGTGATTGAAACTTTTATCTTGTATTTAATGAGATATTGCAATTACACATTccagagaaattaaataaatcgtgCCGAATTTGTGCTGTAagttgcattattaaaatgataacttttaattaaatctttcgcAATCGTGCAAATGCGTAATTCACGAAGCCAACGACAACAGCAAGCGTTCGATTAGCTTAATTTCTATTCATTAACAAGATTTAGCGCGAATTTGCCGGCCGCGATGTcgtaattcataattaatatttgataggTTGTTAATAAACGAATTACATCTAGCATCTGTGAATAGAGTATCATGTTCATTCAATTGTCTCATTCACATTCATCCAAACATTAGTACATTCTGTTCGATTAGTCTACAGTCATGATAATTGTGATTGGTATTTCGTCGCacaaaaaatggaaaactaGAAAGAAgagcaaattatttgttaaatctaATGAttctaaagaattatttatttccctACCGAAACAAAACgtctttaatgtaaatataattcggTATATTCTGACAGGATTAACGTCTGAGAGCATGATTGATCGAATCATATATGCGCGATGCTGCTAATTTTACGTACGAGATTCTTCGCCGCATGATGGTTTGATTCTGAATTGGAAAGATCTCGAGTACATTTTGGCTCagggagagaaaaagtatGTCGTATTCGAAAGCGAGCTTTGAATTGAATGATCACTGCGATCACTTCCTTCTCGTCGACTCGATCGAGCGATTCTTTAAGTCGTAGGATTGATTTTTGCAGTTAAAGTTCCTCATTTAGCTCATTTAGTGATAAAACAATTCCGCTCGAAATATTTAGACTATCatatattcttcaatatattaattatctttattgataTCCGAGATCTTTAGCAGTTTGCTTTTAATCtgttaacagaaaaaaaacaaaaacaagaaaatcgAGAAATGTGCAATATACTCAAATCTAATttatctcgataaaaaaagtgtttgctaagtttttaattaatcgtttgTTTAAGACGGCCGCGTATGTATATTTGGGAAAATTGTTTCTCGATCATTAATGttggatataatttatacaattcggAATACAGAAATCTCATGATTATTATGCCGTGATATACACagaactttataattatcttggaATCAAATTGCATATCACCGACCGAATCTCAGGAGAAGCTGATTAGTATTATGGAAGCGATGCGGAAAGTCGAATATTACGTAACCGCGATCCTAGACCGATTAGCGTCTCATCCTGTTGTCCAACCGATGCTGTTTACCTTAAAGGATGATATTCCAAATAATTGTTGATAAATGGTCAGTCCTGTATATAATGCTAAGGAGGGAAAGAAAAACGTGTGCCATTCGTCGCTGCACGACGAACACAAGTAaaggcaataaataatatatcattgttcCAAGTTTAGAGGACTCTCTTATTTTTGTCTTGGCAATTTTTGAAGCTTTTTCTCGTATATGTccgattataaatcaaatcatTGAATCGTATGCAAAAAGAACGCAATTCTATCTCAAAATGAGCACTTTTGATAGGATGATAgttttgtcaaataattatcacggtttaattattttcctcgATTAAAGAATGTTGATAgaatcaattttcattaaaagatattatattgtagCTTTACATGCTTaactaagtttttttttaatatttaaaactgtgTTTAGGAAGGAACATTTAAGCatgaattagaaataattatataatcgcgaTTTATCGAACTTTACAAGAGTCTAAAAGACATTGAAATTTTGCAGACGTCCTTTGCATGTTGCTTGGTTTCTTTAATAAGCAACGTAAACAAAACACAAGAAAGAAATTGttcataaatacataatatcacTCACCATGTTGCCATCGACTGTTATTCGatacttttgtaaatattgtcCTCTGAATTTGGCACATTGAAAAGCTCCGAAAAGCCTCTCTCTGTGGTCGATGTGAGAGACGCAAATCCTGAGATCGGCGGGTCGATCAGATCTTTATTAACATCGGACGTCAGTCTAGAGCGACGATTGTGCACTGTtagtgtgtaaaatattagcGAATTAGGAACGATTTAATTGCGATCAAGGATattacctacctacctacctacccaCTTACAAGTGGACATGGGCCAAACtcggtatattatattaatatacgttCAAAGTTGGCCCATCGCCATGACCAATGaagtaataagaaaagaaaaaaaaaaaaataaaataaaaacaaaaataaattgtcatctaattacatttttacgcACTCCAAATTTTTATCCTCGTCATTTGTATCATAGCAATCATGTGTTTAAAGAAGGATccacattatatgtatgtaatcaaaattgtaactgataaaacgttaataaaaaaacgatatcCGAAACTTGCCTGTATATCCCACCGTTGCCGATCTTTTCGCCTTCGCACAATGAccgttaatattttgatttaatctgTATATTGTTTTTCATGTGTGACTTTCGTTAATATTGCACTTGCTTCCGCGAGTTCATCATTAGAAGATATAGaatcgaaattataaatatgtacaattaacAAACACTGATCACTACTATCGTATCGACTcgttttaaaaaacttaacgCGCCAT
Protein-coding regions in this window:
- the LOC126850578 gene encoding forkhead box protein B2-like yields the protein RGENPSLPTATAYLASAAGSTAGRLSSHVGHTFPALACQPGLPATAASHHHPEQLGHVAAAAAAAAAAAASMGMESSELMAMAHYQAQQLQRQLLAEQSGPGTPMLPPTSAQPTGGGLTQPQGLQGQQQQQSQMQPGQDPLQSLVQQLLCLQQIEYFLAQRGHK